Below is a window of Planifilum fulgidum DNA.
GGGCCGAAATCGTGGAAAAATTGAAGAATGCCGGGGTTCGGATCGAATGGGAAAACCAGATCCTTCGAAGAATATGGGAAAAGGTGGCGGTCAACTGTGCGATCAACCCGCTGACGGCTTTGCTCCGGATTCCCAACGGCGGGTTGCTTCACAGCGACGACGCCCGTTTTTTGATAAAATCCGTCGTGGAAGAGACAGTGTCGGTGGCCCGCGCCGAAGGGATGGAGCTGGAGGCGGAAACCCTGCTCAGGAGGACGATGGAAATCTGCCGAAAAACCGCTGCCAACCGGTCGTCCATGCTGCAGGACGTGGAAAGGGGGCGGCCGACGGAAATCGACTGGATCAACGGCGAAGTGGTCCGCCGGGGGAAGCGGGCGGGGATCGCAACCCCGGTGAACCAGGTCCTGCTCCGGCTGATTCACCTGTTGGAGATGCGGCGGGATCCGGACGGAGGTCCGTCCGATGGAAGCGCGACGGCATGAGCGTCCGCCGAAAATTCCCCCGCCAGCAGGGACAGGGCGCGGAGGTGATAACAGATGCCGAGAAGAAGGGGGCCCGCCCAGCCCTTCGTCATCGCCATTATTGTGATCGCCCTGGATGTTGCCCTGATGGCCCCGCTGCTCAGGACCCTCTCGGAGGATTTCGGCATCACCCACCGGTGGTCCGCCTGGGTGATCGCCCTGTATTTGGCCGTGTTTTCCTTTGCTCTGCCCTTTGCGGAAAGCCGGATGCGGGGCATCGATGGACGGCGCCTTTTTTCGGTTTCGCTGCTGCTTCTGGCGATCGGGTCGGCGGTGGGGGCGCTCGCTCCCGCGTGGCTTGTGCTCCTTGGCGGGCGGACTTTGCAGGCGCTGGGAGCCAGCGGCGTGGTTCCGGCATTGTCCCAGGGCCTTCGTCATTCCAGACGGCCGGTGCTGGTCCGGGTGATCGGCGGCCTGCTGTCCGTCCTGCTGATCATCGCCCCCCTTCTGTCCGCCTTTCTCAACGGGCGGTGGGGGTGGCGCTGGGTATTTGTCGCCTTTCTTCCGGTGATTCTCCTCCTTCATCTCATCGCCCGGCGGCTGCCCGCTTCTTCTTTCTCCCGGCATAAGCGGTTGGAGTCG
It encodes the following:
- a CDS encoding ketopantoate reductase family protein; the encoded protein is MRIAVWGGGSLGLLWTARLASLFPETVLLVRTQEQRDWIRRRGILLTHPSGEKERISAKVRWVGEVDEPFDCLFIMVKQRDLRDVAKRLAAFSRLPAWVVLWQNGLGQDEPFASVLPREALCGAVTTEGALREGPGEVRHTGEGMTWIGPFSAEPVRPGIGAEIVEKLKNAGVRIEWENQILRRIWEKVAVNCAINPLTALLRIPNGGLLHSDDARFLIKSVVEETVSVARAEGMELEAETLLRRTMEICRKTAANRSSMLQDVERGRPTEIDWINGEVVRRGKRAGIATPVNQVLLRLIHLLEMRRDPDGGPSDGSATA